CCTTGAGGTTAGCCCTGCCGGACCCACCACTTCCGCTTTCTCCACAGGGGGAAATTCGGGATTTGAGACCCAACCAACTTCGAGTAGGAAACTCCCATGATTGAACTCTCCCGTCGCCAGCTTTTGTTGGGCTTGAGCACTGTCGCCTTGAGCGCCACCTGCTTTGGCACCTTCGCCTTTGCCCAGGATACTTCCACCGCTGTTGATGGCGGATCAGGCAAGGTTGACCTGTCGGACCTGCTCACCCCGCCTGCTGAAGGCGACATGACGCAAGGCCCCGATGACGCCAAGGTCACCATCGTGGAATATGGCTCTGCCTCTTGCCCGCATTGCGCCGCGTTCTACAAAGACACCTATCTGAAGCTGAAGACCGATTACATCGACACCGGCAAAGTGCGCTTCATCTTCCGCGAATTCCCGCACAATGATCAGGGCCTTGCAGCTTTCATGGTGGCCCGCTGCGCGCCGAAGGAAAAGTATTTCCCGCTGCTAGACGTGTTCTTCACAACTCAAGCCGTCTGGGTGCCGGATGCGCTCGTGCAGCTCAAGAACATCGCTCAGCAAGCTGGCATGTCGTCGGATGATTTCGATGCCTGCCTGAAAAACGAGAAAGTGGCCAAGGCCATTCTCGATGTTCGCGACAAGGGTTCCAAGAAATACGGCGTGAACGGCATTCCCTACATCATCATCAATGGCAAGGCGTTCGAGGGTGAAACCTCTTATGACGCTGTGAAGGCCGTTATCGATCCGCTGCTGAAATAAACACTACTCAAAGGGGCACCATGAAATTTGCCAAACTGCGGCTGACAGGTTTCAAGTCCTTTGTAGAGCCCACCGAACTCATCATTGAAAAAGGGCTGACCGGCGTGGTCGGCCCCAATGGCTGCGGCAAGTCCAATTTGCTGGAAGCGCTACGCTGGGTCATGGGTGAAAACTCATACAAGTCGATGCGCGCGTCGGGCATGGAAGATGTGATCTTCTCCGGCACCACCCAGCGCCCGGCGCGCAACATGGCTGAAGTTCTGGTCACCATGCAGAATGATGACCGCACGGCGCCTGCAGCGTTCAACGACGCCGAGATGCTGGAAATCTCGCGCGAAATCGTCCGCGATCAGGGCTCGACTTACCGCGTCAATGGCGGCGAAGTGCGCGCCCGTGACGTGCAGCTTCTGTTCGCTGATGCCTCGACCGGCTCGCGCTCGCCAGCACTTGTGCGTCAGGGCCAGATCGCTGAACTGATCAATGCCAAGCCGCAAGCCCGCCGCCTGATTCTCGAAGAAGCCGCCGGCATCACCGGGCTGCACACGCGTCGCCATGAAGCAGAGCTCAAGCTCAAGGCTGCTGAAGCCAATGTCGCGCGCCTTGATGATGTGATGGCGCAGTTGGAAACCCAGTTGGCCAGCCTCAAGCGCCAGGCCCGCCAGGCGATCAAATACAAGCAGGTCTCCGCCGAAATCCGCAAGCTCGAAGCCTCCAGCCTCTATGTGGCGTGGCGCGAAGCGGCGGCGGCTTTGGAACATGACACCGAAGCCCTCAACCTCGCCACCCGCACACTGGCCTCACACACACTTTCCGCTTCGGAAAAACTGCGCATCCGCGATGAGCTGGGCGAGCAATTGCCGGGCCTGCGTGAGCAGGAGGCCTATAAGGCCGCCATGCTCCAGCGCATCAATATGGAGCGCACCAGCCTCGACGAAGAAGAAAAACGAGTCGAAGCCCGCCTGAACGAATTGAAGCAGCGCCGCACGCAAGCCAACAATGACTTGCTGCGTGAGCAAGGCCTTGTAGCCGACACCGATGCCGTCATCGCCAAGCTGGCCACCGAAGCGGAGGCGCTCACCCAAGCCCTGTCGGGTGATCAAACGTTGCGTGAAGAAGCCGCCACCATCTTGCAGGCCGCCGCGCAATCGCTGGCACGCGCGCAAGAAGCTGCCGATGCCGCCGGTGCCAAGCTGGCCGAACTCTCCGCCCAGCGCAGCGCCTTCGAGCGTGCTGTGGGCGAACATCAGGCCCGCGTTGCCCGCATCGAAAAGCAATCTGCCGAAATCGCCCAGCGCCAGCAGGATCTCAGCGCCCGCATCGGCTCCACCGAAGATGGCGCAACGCTTGCTCAGGCTGTGTCGCACGGCGAAACCGTGGTCTCGGAGGCCGAGCACGCCGCTGGCCATGCCGAAGCCGCGATCCGCGTGGCCCGCAATATCGAAACCGACAAGCGCGCCGCCCATGATGAAGCACGCCGCAAGGCTGATCGTCTGCAGACGGAAGTCCGCACCCTCACCAATTTGCTGAAAGCCAGCGGTGGCGATCTCTGGCCGTCGCTGCTCGACCAGATCACCGTGCAGCCCGGTTATGAAGCCGCTTTGGGTGCAGCCCTGGGCGAAGATATCGAAGCTTCCGCCGATGAGGGTGCCCCCGTTTTCTGGCGCGGCCTGCCGCCGTTGGATCACACCGCGGCTTTGCCCGCCGATGCCAAATCACTCAGCCATTTCGTCGTCGCCCCCGGCGCACTCTCACGCGTGCTGGCCCATATCGGCGTTGTCTCGAAAGCCGTGGGCGCTGCCTTGCAGCCGCAATTGAAGCCGGGCCAGAAACTGGTCTCGGTCGAAGGCGATGTCTGGCGCTGGGATGGTTTCACCTCCGCCGCCGATGCGCCCAGTGCCGCTGCCAAGCGCTTGGCCGAGCGCAACCGCCTCACTGAAATCGAAGAGAACATGAAGCAGGCGGCAGCCGATGCCGAAACTGCCAAGACCGAATTCGAACAGGCCCGCCTGAATGTCGAATCCGGCCAGCGCGCCGAACGCGACAAGCGCGAAGCCTGGCGCACGGCGACAGCCGCACTCGACGTGGCACGCAAAGCCCTGCAGGCGCATGAGCGCCGCATGGCCGAGAACGCCGCGCAAACATCGGCGCTGGAAGAATCCGCCCGCAACGCTGCCGCTCAATTGGCCGAAGCGCGCGAACAGCATCAGGGTGCTGCCAGCCAGTTCGCCGCCCTGCCCGCCAGCGATGGTCTCGGTGCAGAAGTACAGCGCCTGCGTGACGCGATGAATGGTGAGCGCGGTATTTATGCCGAGGCCCGCGCCCGCCATGATGGTTTGGAACGCGAAGCCAAACTCCGTGGTGACCGTCTGCGCACCATCGAAGGCGAACAGCGCGACTGGAAAACCCGCGCCGCCAAGGCGCAGGAACAGGCCGGCCAGCTCAACACCCGCCTCGATGAAACCGAGGCCGCCATCGCTGAAATGCAGGCCATGCCGCAGGCATTGGCTGACAAACGCCTGAAGCTGATGAACACCTTGGCTGAGGCCGAGGGTGAACGTCGCGCCGCCGCCGACAATCTGGCCACAGCTGAAAATGCCGTGCGCGAGGCCGACAAGGAATTGCGCGTCGCCCAGGAACAGGCTGCCACCTCGCGTGAAGGCCATGCGCGCTTGGGTGCCGTGCTCGAATCCACTAATGCCCGCCATCACACATCCGTGGCCCGCATCACCGAAGTACTGCAATGCGAGCCGCAGGAAATTCTCGCCAAGGCTGAACTCAGCGAAGAAAACCTGCCCGCCACCGATGTGATCGAAAAGCGCCTGAACGAATTGCGCGAAGACCGCGAGCGTCTGGGTGCCGTCAACCTGCGCGCCGATGAAGAAGCCCAAGCCGTCGGCGAGCAAGTGGACAAGATGAAGTCCGAAAAGGACGAACTGGTTCAAGCCATCGCCAAGCTGCGCGGCGGTATCGGCTCACTCAACCGCGAAGGCCGCCAGCGCCTGCTCGATGCTTTTGAAACAGTGAACACCAAATTCAGTGAACTCTTCACCACGCTGTTTGATGGCGGCAAGGCCGAACTGCAATTGATCGAGTCGGATGATCCGCTGGAAGCCGGCCTCGAAATCCTCGCCAATCCGCCCGGCAAGAAAGCCACCACTTTGTCGCTGCTCTCCGGCGGTGAACAGACGTTGACGGCGCTGTCGCTGATCTTCGCCGTGTTCCTCACCAATCCATCACCCATCTGCGTGATGGACGAAGTGGACGCACCGCTCGATGATCACAATATCGAGCGCTTCTGCAACCTGCTTGATGCGATGCTGCAGCGGACGGAAACCCGCTTCCTCATCATCACCCACCATCCGCTCACCATGGCCCGCATGCACCGCCTGTTCGGCGTCACCATGATGGAACGCGGTGTGTCGCAGCTGGTGTCCGTGAACCTCGAAGAAGCCGAGCAACTGATCGACGCAGCATGAACGTCGTCTTTGACCTCGGCATGGTTCTCATCGAATGGGACCCGCGTCATGTCTATCGCCAGGTCTTCAACGACGACGCCAAGATGGAATGGTTTCTCGCGGAAGTCTGCCACGGCGATTGGAATCTGGAACAGGACCGTGGCCGCTCCTTCGACGATGGCGTAAAGGAAGCCACCGCCCGCCACCCGGAACTGGCCAAGGAAATCGCCCTCTACCGCGACCGCTGGATGGACATGGTGCCGGGCGACATTCCAGGCTCCGTCGCCATCCTGAAGGAACTGCATGCCAAGGGCACACCCCTCTATGCCATTACCAACTGGAACAGCGACACCTACCGCGCCACCGAGAAACGCTTCGACTTCCTGAAGCTGTTCCGTGACATCGTGGTCTCCGGCGATGAAAAGCTGATCAAGCCGCAGCCCGAAATTTTCCAGCTTCTCGCCGCTCGCAATGGCCTAAACCTCGCAGATTCCCTTTTCATCGACGACAATCTCAAAAATGTGCACGGCGCCGAGGCCGTCGGCATGCGGGCGCACCACTTTACCGGCCCGGAAAGCCTGCGCACTGACTTGCAAAAGCGAGGGATTCTCTGAGATTCCCGCCAATCCCTTGACGCTCCGCCATACCGCTCTCAAAAACAGCATTGAAACAGCGTCTTACAAGGTGAATCCTTGCCTTGACACATGAAAGACCGGTAAGTATCAGGAGCGCGCTTTGAAAGGGGCCTTTTTCGGGCCTTTCTGGGGAGAGGTGTGGACAATGGCACGACCGACTTCCGGGAAGGGCAAGGACAACGAGGATCCTGCAAAGCTCGGCGACATTTCCGCCCGTTTGAGTGACCTGACCAGCCGTATCGCGGCTGAAAAGAGCACCAAAACCCAGGCAGAAAAGGCGCCGGCGAGTTACCAAGGGGCTTCGGACTATTCCAAGGGTTACCGCCTGGTCAGCGAATTTGTTGCTGGCATTCTGGTGGGTGCGGCCATTGGTTATGGGTTGGACCGGTTGTTCAACACGCTTCCGCTGTTCCTGATCATATTTTTGCTCGCAGGCTTTGGCGCCGGCATGGTCAACATGTCACGCGCGGCGAATAGAACGCCACCAACGCCTGAAGAGCTGGCCAAAATGCCGAAGCCGGCAGACGATGAAGACGAGGACAAGTAGTGGTAAACGATCCGATCCACCAATTCCGCATTCACAATATTTTCGGCCCGTGGAACATTTTTGGCCACGAGATCGGCTTCACCAATTCAAACCTGTTCATGGGCATCATCGTGCTGCTCACCGTGGGCTTCCTGCTCGCTGCTTCCGCCAAGCGCGCCATGGTGCCGGGCCGCATGCAGTCGGTGGGTGAGCTCTGGTACAATCTGATCCACAACATGGTGGATAATGTGCTGGGCCATGAGGGTGCGAAATTCTTCCCGCTGGTCTTCTCGCTGTTCTCTTTCGTGCTGGTGGCCAACCTGCTCGGCATGTTCCCGTATTTCTTCACCGTCACCAGCCAGGTGATCGTGACCGCCTCGCTCGCTGTCTTCGTTGTCGCCCTTGTTGTGGTGATCGGCATTTACAAGCACGGCCTCGGCTGGTTCAAACTCTTCGTGCCGTCGGGCGTGCCCATGGCCATCCTGCCCTTCATCTCGCTGATCGAAATCATTTCCTTCCTGTCGCGCCCCATCTCGCTGGGCCTGCGTCTGTTCGGCAACATGCTGGCTGGCCATATCGTGCTGAAGGTGTTCGCCGGCTTCGTGGTCAGCCTCGTAGCTCTGGGACTGGGCGGCATAATCGGCGCTCTGGCCCCATTGCTCATGGCTGTTGCCCTCACTGCATTGGAATTCCTGGTGGCCTTCCTGCAGGCCTTCGTCTTCGCCATTCTCACTTGCGTCTATCTCAATGACGCGCTTCACACCCATCACTAATTACCCCTTCAACAATCCAACATTTTTTCAAGGAGAACTAAAATGGACGCAAACGCAGCAAAGCTCATCGGCGCAGGTATCGCATGCATTGGCATGGGTGGTGCAGGCATCGGCGTGGGCATTATTTTCGGTAACTTCCTGTCGGGCGCCCTGCGCAACCCGGCTGCTGCTGGTGCCCAGTTCACCAACGCGCTGATCGGTGCTGCTCTGGCTGAAGGCCTCGGCATTTTCTCGCTCGTTGTCGCCCTCCTCCTCCTCTTCGTGTCGTAGTCGAAGAAGAACGTTTGGATACAGTCGGCCCATTCCGGGCCGGCTGAGGCATTTGGGTATCAGGCATTATGGCAACCACCACTGAAACAACGGAATCAACCGGTCACGAAGAAGGCGGTAAGTTCCCGCCATTGGATACGACCACCTTTCCGTCACAGCTGTTCTGGCTGGTGATCTTCTTTGCCCTTCTCTATCTGCTGCTGAGCCGCCTGGTCCTGCCACGTTTCGGCAAGATCCTCGGCGCCCGCAAAGGCCAGATCGACGGTGACATTGCCAGGGCCCAGGCCCTGAAGGATGAAACCGAAGCCGCACT
This Aestuariivirga litoralis DNA region includes the following protein-coding sequences:
- a CDS encoding HAD family hydrolase — its product is MNVVFDLGMVLIEWDPRHVYRQVFNDDAKMEWFLAEVCHGDWNLEQDRGRSFDDGVKEATARHPELAKEIALYRDRWMDMVPGDIPGSVAILKELHAKGTPLYAITNWNSDTYRATEKRFDFLKLFRDIVVSGDEKLIKPQPEIFQLLAARNGLNLADSLFIDDNLKNVHGAEAVGMRAHHFTGPESLRTDLQKRGIL
- a CDS encoding DsbA family protein, translating into MIELSRRQLLLGLSTVALSATCFGTFAFAQDTSTAVDGGSGKVDLSDLLTPPAEGDMTQGPDDAKVTIVEYGSASCPHCAAFYKDTYLKLKTDYIDTGKVRFIFREFPHNDQGLAAFMVARCAPKEKYFPLLDVFFTTQAVWVPDALVQLKNIAQQAGMSSDDFDACLKNEKVAKAILDVRDKGSKKYGVNGIPYIIINGKAFEGETSYDAVKAVIDPLLK
- a CDS encoding F0F1 ATP synthase subunit C, which codes for MDANAAKLIGAGIACIGMGGAGIGVGIIFGNFLSGALRNPAAAGAQFTNALIGAALAEGLGIFSLVVALLLLFVS
- a CDS encoding F0F1 ATP synthase subunit A: MVNDPIHQFRIHNIFGPWNIFGHEIGFTNSNLFMGIIVLLTVGFLLAASAKRAMVPGRMQSVGELWYNLIHNMVDNVLGHEGAKFFPLVFSLFSFVLVANLLGMFPYFFTVTSQVIVTASLAVFVVALVVVIGIYKHGLGWFKLFVPSGVPMAILPFISLIEIISFLSRPISLGLRLFGNMLAGHIVLKVFAGFVVSLVALGLGGIIGALAPLLMAVALTALEFLVAFLQAFVFAILTCVYLNDALHTHH
- the smc gene encoding chromosome segregation protein SMC, producing MKFAKLRLTGFKSFVEPTELIIEKGLTGVVGPNGCGKSNLLEALRWVMGENSYKSMRASGMEDVIFSGTTQRPARNMAEVLVTMQNDDRTAPAAFNDAEMLEISREIVRDQGSTYRVNGGEVRARDVQLLFADASTGSRSPALVRQGQIAELINAKPQARRLILEEAAGITGLHTRRHEAELKLKAAEANVARLDDVMAQLETQLASLKRQARQAIKYKQVSAEIRKLEASSLYVAWREAAAALEHDTEALNLATRTLASHTLSASEKLRIRDELGEQLPGLREQEAYKAAMLQRINMERTSLDEEEKRVEARLNELKQRRTQANNDLLREQGLVADTDAVIAKLATEAEALTQALSGDQTLREEAATILQAAAQSLARAQEAADAAGAKLAELSAQRSAFERAVGEHQARVARIEKQSAEIAQRQQDLSARIGSTEDGATLAQAVSHGETVVSEAEHAAGHAEAAIRVARNIETDKRAAHDEARRKADRLQTEVRTLTNLLKASGGDLWPSLLDQITVQPGYEAALGAALGEDIEASADEGAPVFWRGLPPLDHTAALPADAKSLSHFVVAPGALSRVLAHIGVVSKAVGAALQPQLKPGQKLVSVEGDVWRWDGFTSAADAPSAAAKRLAERNRLTEIEENMKQAAADAETAKTEFEQARLNVESGQRAERDKREAWRTATAALDVARKALQAHERRMAENAAQTSALEESARNAAAQLAEAREQHQGAASQFAALPASDGLGAEVQRLRDAMNGERGIYAEARARHDGLEREAKLRGDRLRTIEGEQRDWKTRAAKAQEQAGQLNTRLDETEAAIAEMQAMPQALADKRLKLMNTLAEAEGERRAAADNLATAENAVREADKELRVAQEQAATSREGHARLGAVLESTNARHHTSVARITEVLQCEPQEILAKAELSEENLPATDVIEKRLNELREDRERLGAVNLRADEEAQAVGEQVDKMKSEKDELVQAIAKLRGGIGSLNREGRQRLLDAFETVNTKFSELFTTLFDGGKAELQLIESDDPLEAGLEILANPPGKKATTLSLLSGGEQTLTALSLIFAVFLTNPSPICVMDEVDAPLDDHNIERFCNLLDAMLQRTETRFLIITHHPLTMARMHRLFGVTMMERGVSQLVSVNLEEAEQLIDAA
- a CDS encoding AtpZ/AtpI family protein, translating into MARPTSGKGKDNEDPAKLGDISARLSDLTSRIAAEKSTKTQAEKAPASYQGASDYSKGYRLVSEFVAGILVGAAIGYGLDRLFNTLPLFLIIFLLAGFGAGMVNMSRAANRTPPTPEELAKMPKPADDEDEDK